One Polaribacter sp. KT25b DNA segment encodes these proteins:
- the rsmI gene encoding 16S rRNA (cytidine(1402)-2'-O)-methyltransferase codes for MSRLYLVPTPIGNLEDMTFRAIRILKEVDFILAEDTRTSGKLLKHFEISTQMHSHHMHNEHKSVKGIVQRIQNGESCALISDAGTPAISDPGFLLTRACVENNIEVDCLPGATAFVPALVNSGLPNDKFVFEGFLPVKKGRQTRFLLLSEEKRTMIFYESPHKLVKTLGHFVEYFGAERQVSVSRELTKMFEETIRGTATEVLAHYTAKPPKGEIVVIVEGKSSK; via the coding sequence ATGAGCAGATTATATTTAGTTCCTACACCAATTGGTAATTTAGAAGACATGACTTTTAGAGCCATTAGAATTCTAAAAGAGGTCGATTTTATTTTAGCAGAAGACACGCGCACAAGCGGAAAACTCTTAAAACATTTTGAGATTTCTACACAAATGCACAGTCATCACATGCATAATGAACATAAATCTGTAAAAGGAATTGTTCAAAGAATACAAAACGGAGAATCGTGTGCATTAATTTCTGATGCCGGAACGCCTGCAATTTCAGATCCTGGTTTTTTATTAACGAGAGCGTGTGTAGAAAATAATATTGAGGTGGATTGTTTACCTGGCGCAACTGCTTTTGTACCTGCTTTGGTAAATTCTGGATTGCCAAATGATAAGTTTGTTTTTGAAGGTTTTTTACCGGTTAAAAAAGGAAGACAAACTCGATTTTTATTGTTATCCGAAGAAAAAAGAACCATGATTTTTTATGAATCTCCACATAAATTAGTAAAAACTCTTGGGCATTTTGTAGAATATTTTGGTGCTGAAAGACAAGTTTCCGTTTCTCGTGAATTAACAAAAATGTTTGAAGAAACCATTAGAGGAACTGCCACAGAAGTTTTAGCGCATTACACCGCAAAACCGCCAAAAGGAGAAATTGTTGTGATTGTTGAAGGTAAATCTTCAAAATAA
- a CDS encoding helix-turn-helix transcriptional regulator — protein MKNLIKVERARHNLTQGDLATKVGVSRQTIYAIENNKFNPSVTLAIKMARFFNVTVEYLFDIEEED, from the coding sequence ATGAAAAACTTAATAAAAGTAGAGCGTGCAAGACATAATTTAACACAAGGAGATTTAGCTACAAAAGTTGGAGTTTCTAGACAAACAATTTATGCAATTGAAAATAACAAATTTAATCCGTCTGTAACGTTGGCTATTAAAATGGCGCGTTTTTTTAATGTTACTGTAGAGTATTTATTTGATATTGAAGAAGAAGATTAA